A genomic segment from Nicotiana tabacum cultivar K326 chromosome 7, ASM71507v2, whole genome shotgun sequence encodes:
- the LOC107805867 gene encoding secreted RxLR effector protein 161-like, which yields MGKPGSPVNQTMHKGITGSLLYLTASRPDIVFRVGFCASFQSNPKESYLRVAEIILRCLKRTQDMVLYYPSGYLVDRKNTPGMAHSLGSCLISWGTRKQNSMALSMAEAEYVEVASYYAQLSWIKQ from the exons ATGGGTAAACCTGGTTCTCCTGTAAATCAAACCATGCATAAAGGCATCACTGGATCACTCCTGTATCTCACTGCAAGCAGACCAGACATTGTGTTCAGAGTGGGTTTTTGTGCAAGTTTTCAATCAAATCCAAAAGAGTCTTATCTGAGAGTTGCTGAAATAATTTTGAGATGTCTTAAACGAACACAGGACatggttctctactatccctcag GTTATCTGGTGGATAGGAAAAACACACCTGGAATGGCACACTCTCTGGGTTCCTGTCTTatctcatggggtacaaggaAGCAAAATTCAATGGCACTCTCAATggctgaagcagaatatgtagaAGTTGCCTCCTACTATGCTCAATTGTCGTGGATCAAGCAGTAA